The Leptospira sp. WS39.C2 genome contains a region encoding:
- a CDS encoding tetratricopeptide repeat protein, protein MKKIIFIITSIFFLNLQLLPEETKPTLDCTNTIRPSFPAKIVRMNHIDSNQKVGDSLEAGQVAGTMTPIPSVVSKSFETQFRKAEQLYADKKFNEAVTVLEPTLNVEKRNPFLWNLYARALYAANRKKESFSAYKTLLSINDEDETYDEDGSPNIVIIDVWFLEAYWKISSIYLDQGEYAKSIFYNRKMLDIVTFANQQYNPNNMVYNVTALSYLAEAYYFLNLKEPNNYYACETLKLDPKNQYVLQFLLL, encoded by the coding sequence ATGAAAAAAATAATATTCATCATCACCTCCATTTTTTTCCTCAATCTCCAATTATTACCAGAAGAAACAAAACCAACATTAGATTGCACTAACACGATTAGGCCAAGTTTTCCCGCAAAAATTGTCCGTATGAATCATATAGATTCCAATCAGAAAGTTGGTGATTCTCTAGAAGCTGGCCAGGTTGCTGGAACGATGACTCCTATTCCGTCTGTGGTTTCCAAATCATTCGAAACCCAATTTAGAAAAGCAGAACAACTTTATGCTGATAAAAAATTTAACGAAGCGGTTACTGTTTTAGAACCTACACTCAACGTTGAAAAAAGAAATCCATTTTTATGGAACTTATATGCAAGAGCTTTGTATGCTGCAAATCGAAAGAAGGAAAGTTTTTCAGCATATAAAACTCTTCTTTCCATCAACGACGAAGACGAAACTTATGATGAAGATGGTTCACCAAACATTGTGATCATAGATGTTTGGTTTTTGGAAGCGTATTGGAAAATAAGTTCCATTTATCTTGACCAAGGTGAATATGCAAAATCCATTTTTTATAACCGAAAGATGTTGGATATAGTGACATTTGCAAACCAACAATACAATCCAAATAATATGGTCTACAATGTGACTGCATTGAGTTATTTAGCAGAAGCCTATTATTTCTTAAATCTCAAAGAACCAAACAACTATTATGCTTGTGAAACATTGAAATTAGATCCAAAAAATCAGTATGTGTTACAATTTTTATTATTGTAA
- a CDS encoding flagellar motor protein MotB has translation MRKRSRFVSREEEHVESNERWLLTYADMITLLLGLFIILYAVSKVDSKRLNEVAKDIKRGFGLNVSSMGALLDGGSGILEDDTMIPKSEVFRLWERIGFALKALKEKAKLKLGLAETEELKLTFAGSDLASDDVLKTDPDLKFAFEQLAVLSKGMDIDIVVRVHIPYESQIDKSKFQNSWDYHSNRASLLAEKLVNEYGIPKEQVSVQGYAMFQKSKTSDTPEKKANEERIEILIRKKETAENAK, from the coding sequence ATGAGAAAAAGGTCCCGTTTTGTATCCAGAGAAGAAGAACACGTTGAATCTAATGAACGTTGGTTGTTAACCTATGCCGATATGATCACACTTTTATTGGGATTGTTTATCATACTTTATGCTGTGAGTAAAGTTGATTCCAAACGATTGAATGAAGTAGCAAAGGATATTAAAAGAGGATTTGGTCTCAACGTAAGTTCCATGGGTGCACTACTTGATGGAGGTTCTGGAATTTTAGAAGACGATACTATGATTCCAAAATCAGAAGTATTTCGACTTTGGGAACGAATTGGTTTTGCTTTAAAAGCGCTAAAAGAAAAAGCAAAATTAAAACTGGGACTTGCAGAAACCGAAGAATTAAAACTAACTTTTGCCGGTTCCGACCTTGCTTCTGATGATGTACTCAAAACAGATCCCGATTTGAAATTTGCTTTTGAACAATTGGCAGTTTTATCCAAAGGAATGGATATCGATATTGTGGTAAGAGTTCATATTCCCTATGAGTCACAAATTGATAAATCTAAGTTCCAAAATTCGTGGGACTACCATTCCAATCGGGCATCTTTACTCGCTGAAAAATTGGTCAATGAATATGGAATTCCAAAAGAACAAGTTTCAGTACAAGGTTATGCGATGTTTCAAAAATCTAAAACTTCCGATACTCCTGAAAAAAAGGCAAATGAAGAACGAATTGAGATTTTGATCCGCAAAAAAGAAACGGCAGAAAATGCAAAATAA
- a CDS encoding DUF2167 domain-containing protein, translated as MKHLKTILLGLFLFTSAVFAEDDILNKINNLKYQTGSVTIGDNLATIKVPKGFKFLDAQQSQFVLHDVWGNPLNEGILGMLFKSDQSPISENFTYAITYSFSEDGYVSDSDANEINYDDLLKSMKEDILEGNEDRKKEGYPTMELVGWANKPFYDANAKKLHWAKELQFEGDTVNTLNYNIRILGRKGILELNAISDIEKLKLVQTDIPAILASTEFNEGEKYSDYSPGIDKMAAFGIGGLIAGKVLAKAGFFALLLKFWKIIAIGAIAALGFIKKLFTKKADNSSV; from the coding sequence ATGAAACATTTGAAAACGATTCTTTTAGGATTGTTCCTTTTTACGTCGGCAGTTTTTGCTGAAGATGATATTCTAAACAAAATCAACAATCTCAAATACCAAACTGGCAGTGTGACCATTGGAGATAATCTTGCTACTATCAAAGTACCAAAAGGTTTTAAGTTCTTAGATGCACAACAAAGCCAGTTTGTTTTACACGACGTATGGGGAAATCCTTTGAATGAAGGAATCCTCGGGATGTTATTCAAATCAGACCAATCACCCATTAGTGAAAACTTTACCTATGCCATTACCTATTCCTTTTCTGAGGATGGATATGTTAGCGATTCTGATGCCAATGAAATCAATTATGATGACCTTTTGAAATCCATGAAAGAAGACATCTTAGAAGGGAACGAGGATCGCAAAAAAGAAGGATACCCAACGATGGAACTTGTGGGTTGGGCCAATAAACCTTTTTACGATGCCAATGCAAAAAAACTCCATTGGGCAAAAGAACTCCAATTTGAAGGGGATACAGTCAATACTCTCAATTATAATATTCGAATCTTAGGTCGTAAGGGAATTCTGGAATTAAATGCAATCTCCGATATTGAAAAATTAAAATTAGTACAAACAGACATTCCAGCCATCCTTGCTTCGACAGAATTTAATGAAGGCGAAAAGTATTCTGATTATTCTCCAGGTATCGATAAAATGGCAGCCTTTGGAATCGGTGGCCTAATCGCAGGAAAAGTATTAGCCAAAGCAGGATTTTTTGCTCTTTTACTTAAGTTTTGGAAGATCATTGCGATCGGCGCCATAGCCGCTCTTGGATTTATCAAAAAACTTTTTACCAAAAAAGCAGACAATAGCTCCGTATAA
- a CDS encoding malic enzyme-like NAD(P)-binding protein: MKNHALEYHSRFPKGKTKVVPTKPTENSYDLSLAYSPGVAYPCLEIEKQPDLVYEYTNRGNLVGIITNGTAILGLGNIGASAGKPVMEGKAVLFKKFAGIDVFDIEISETDPEKFITIVKALEPTFGGINLEDIRAPECFHIEKTLDESMKIPVFHDDQHGTAIISTAALLNSLVITGKKAENLKVVINGAGAAAISIAEMLTHIGVKHESIFMLDSRGVINHKRSNLHESKLPFVRNTEAETLEDIFPGTDLFIGVSVANVVTETMVKTMAEKPIMFALANPDPEIPYPDAKRARPDLIMATGRSDYPNQVNNVLGFPFIFRGALDVRAKVVNMEMKLAAAYALSELTKIPVPREVCEAYNEVEIRFGEDYIIPKPLDERVLYHVAPAVAEAAVKTGVSQVEYPGREAYVKFLESIMAQQKEPISALEI; encoded by the coding sequence ATGAAAAATCACGCGCTTGAGTATCACTCTAGGTTTCCGAAAGGAAAAACCAAAGTAGTTCCGACTAAACCAACGGAGAACAGCTATGACCTGTCACTGGCATACTCACCTGGCGTCGCATACCCTTGCCTTGAAATTGAAAAACAACCTGATCTCGTTTACGAATATACCAACCGTGGAAATTTAGTGGGGATCATCACCAATGGAACTGCCATTTTGGGTCTTGGCAATATTGGAGCTTCCGCTGGGAAACCAGTGATGGAGGGAAAAGCAGTTTTATTTAAAAAATTTGCAGGCATCGATGTGTTTGATATTGAAATCAGCGAAACCGATCCTGAAAAATTCATTACGATTGTAAAAGCCCTCGAACCAACGTTTGGTGGTATCAATTTGGAAGACATCCGTGCGCCGGAATGTTTTCACATCGAAAAAACTTTAGATGAGAGTATGAAGATTCCTGTTTTCCATGATGACCAACATGGAACAGCAATCATTTCCACTGCGGCACTTCTCAATTCACTTGTCATCACTGGTAAAAAAGCAGAAAACTTAAAAGTGGTGATCAATGGAGCAGGGGCAGCTGCCATATCCATTGCTGAGATGTTAACTCATATAGGAGTGAAACACGAATCCATTTTTATGTTAGATTCACGTGGTGTCATCAATCACAAACGCAGTAATTTACATGAATCCAAACTTCCTTTTGTTCGTAACACGGAAGCTGAAACATTAGAAGATATTTTTCCTGGAACAGACCTTTTCATTGGAGTATCTGTTGCAAACGTTGTGACAGAAACAATGGTGAAAACGATGGCGGAAAAACCCATCATGTTTGCTCTTGCCAATCCAGACCCTGAAATTCCTTATCCAGATGCCAAACGAGCAAGACCAGACCTCATCATGGCAACAGGTCGCAGTGATTATCCTAACCAAGTGAATAACGTACTTGGATTTCCCTTTATCTTTCGTGGGGCACTTGATGTCCGTGCAAAAGTAGTGAACATGGAAATGAAACTAGCAGCCGCGTATGCTCTGAGTGAGCTCACAAAGATCCCTGTTCCAAGAGAAGTATGTGAAGCATACAACGAAGTGGAAATTCGCTTTGGTGAAGATTATATCATTCCAAAACCTTTGGACGAACGTGTGTTATACCATGTGGCACCTGCTGTTGCGGAAGCTGCAGTAAAAACTGGTGTGAGCCAAGTGGAATACCCTGGTCGCGAAGCTTATGTGAAATTTTTGGAATCGATTATGGCACAACAAAAAGAGCCGATCAGCGCTTTAGAAATCTAA
- a CDS encoding SDR family NAD(P)-dependent oxidoreductase, with the protein MKVAIITGGSNGIGKATALELGKRGTSVILTYNSYKERAEEVVKEIEKNKGVHAVALKLDLTKKETFGVFIEEVKNQLTKIWNRTSFDYLVNNGGIGGPMLFTELTDEYFEQILNTNYKGPIFLSQKLVALMEDGGAIVNTSSSSSTKAFVGYSIYGSLKAALSTWTRYLANELAPRKIRVNAVSPGPTHSNFGDGVFDKYPEYIKPLADQTAFGRIGLPEDIGKVIVNFLSDDFGWVTAQDIEVSGGHLL; encoded by the coding sequence ATGAAAGTAGCAATCATCACTGGTGGTAGCAATGGTATTGGAAAAGCAACAGCTTTGGAGCTTGGCAAACGAGGAACTAGTGTAATCCTCACTTACAATTCTTACAAAGAACGGGCGGAGGAAGTTGTCAAAGAAATTGAAAAAAACAAAGGAGTTCATGCTGTAGCTCTGAAATTGGATCTCACGAAAAAAGAAACCTTTGGTGTGTTTATTGAAGAAGTGAAAAATCAGCTCACTAAAATTTGGAATCGAACTAGTTTCGACTACTTAGTAAATAACGGCGGCATCGGTGGCCCCATGCTCTTTACAGAATTAACAGACGAGTATTTTGAACAAATTCTAAATACCAACTACAAAGGCCCCATCTTCTTATCACAAAAACTTGTGGCTCTTATGGAAGATGGAGGTGCCATCGTTAACACTTCTAGTTCCTCGAGTACAAAAGCATTTGTCGGTTATTCCATTTATGGATCGTTAAAAGCTGCATTGTCCACTTGGACTCGTTACTTAGCAAACGAACTAGCACCTCGAAAAATTCGTGTCAATGCTGTTTCACCTGGCCCAACACATAGTAACTTTGGAGACGGAGTCTTTGATAAATATCCAGAATATATCAAACCTTTGGCTGATCAAACTGCCTTTGGTCGTATCGGATTGCCTGAAGATATTGGTAAGGTCATCGTGAATTTTCTTTCCGATGATTTTGGTTGGGTTACTGCCCAAGACATTGAAGTCTCAGGTGGCCATTTACTTTAA
- a CDS encoding MIP/aquaporin family protein: MELVGEFFGTAVLILLGDGVVAGVLLEKSKAKDGGWITITTAWALAVCFGVLVAKALGSPGAHLNPAVTLSVCIQSGDFSIFLPYSLAQISGAALGAFLVYLHYLPHWKETKDPGKILAVFSTEPAIKHTLSNVISEGFGTFLLILGIHAIFSPANGGANGIAGTGFVALLVWAIGLSMGGTTGYAINPARDLGPRIIHSIVPIPNKGKSGWKYAWLPVVIPLVGAGLAAVVIKWTI; this comes from the coding sequence TTGGAACTGGTTGGCGAATTTTTTGGAACGGCTGTTTTGATTTTACTCGGGGATGGAGTTGTCGCTGGTGTTTTACTAGAAAAATCCAAAGCCAAAGATGGTGGTTGGATTACCATTACCACTGCTTGGGCCCTCGCGGTTTGTTTTGGAGTCCTTGTGGCAAAAGCACTCGGAAGTCCCGGTGCCCACTTAAATCCTGCGGTAACACTTTCTGTTTGTATCCAATCGGGTGATTTTTCGATCTTTTTACCTTATAGCTTAGCGCAAATTTCGGGTGCTGCCCTCGGTGCCTTTTTGGTGTATTTGCATTACCTCCCTCATTGGAAGGAAACAAAGGACCCAGGGAAAATCTTAGCCGTCTTTTCCACGGAACCTGCCATCAAACATACCCTCTCCAATGTGATCAGCGAAGGGTTTGGAACCTTCCTTCTCATCCTCGGAATCCATGCGATTTTTTCTCCTGCAAACGGCGGGGCTAATGGCATTGCGGGCACGGGCTTTGTTGCCCTACTTGTTTGGGCCATTGGACTTTCTATGGGAGGAACTACTGGTTATGCGATTAACCCCGCTCGTGACTTAGGACCAAGGATCATTCATTCAATCGTTCCCATTCCCAATAAAGGCAAATCTGGTTGGAAGTACGCCTGGCTTCCCGTTGTCATCCCGTTAGTGGGTGCGGGACTTGCTGCTGTGGTGATTAAATGGACAATTTAA
- a CDS encoding GyrI-like domain-containing protein has product MDSEIISIEKKYLVGKKIEMSLVENLTPILWKSFAPKIGSISNRVSTEKISLSVYPSDYFQNFNPNQKFIKWAGVEVNSVTDLSEGMEVLEIPAGLYSVFLYKGLVTESGPFFEWIFRDWFPKSGYDLDNRPHFELLGDKYNNDDPSSEEFVYIPIKPR; this is encoded by the coding sequence ATGGATTCGGAAATTATCTCGATAGAGAAAAAATACTTAGTTGGTAAAAAAATTGAAATGTCTTTGGTGGAAAATTTAACACCGATTTTATGGAAATCTTTCGCTCCGAAAATTGGTTCCATTTCTAACCGAGTTTCAACTGAAAAAATTTCTTTGTCTGTGTATCCTTCAGATTATTTTCAAAATTTTAATCCAAATCAAAAATTCATCAAATGGGCCGGTGTAGAAGTTAATTCTGTAACCGACTTGTCAGAAGGTATGGAGGTTTTGGAAATTCCTGCGGGCCTTTATAGTGTATTTCTTTACAAAGGATTGGTAACGGAATCAGGACCGTTTTTCGAATGGATTTTTCGAGATTGGTTTCCAAAATCGGGATATGATTTGGACAATCGGCCACATTTTGAATTGTTAGGTGATAAATATAATAATGATGATCCTAGTTCCGAAGAGTTTGTTTACATACCGATTAAACCGCGTTAA
- a CDS encoding MliC family protein: MKQYFKSTITLTILLLFLSCKSDYEEIEVNYQDEHGNQINVVYHNPLDENNNYFVTLKVPGEKTISLNQSIAASGVRYTDDKTLVWWTKGDGAIMMKPDKNEDWKIIGTFKEISMRQIR, encoded by the coding sequence ATGAAACAATACTTTAAATCTACTATAACTCTTACCATATTACTTCTTTTTTTGTCTTGTAAATCAGACTATGAGGAAATCGAAGTGAATTACCAAGACGAACACGGAAATCAAATCAATGTTGTGTATCACAATCCACTTGATGAAAATAACAATTATTTTGTGACTCTTAAAGTGCCTGGTGAGAAAACAATCTCCTTAAACCAAAGTATTGCTGCTTCGGGAGTTCGCTATACAGATGACAAAACTTTAGTTTGGTGGACCAAGGGAGATGGCGCAATTATGATGAAACCCGACAAAAATGAAGATTGGAAAATCATCGGGACATTTAAAGAAATTTCAATGCGCCAAATTCGTTAA
- a CDS encoding dihydrofolate reductase family protein — translation MRKLILWNVITLDGFFEGEKNWDLSFHGLIWGKELEEFSLTQLRSADMLVFGATTYIGMADYWTKATDEEGEVAKFMNELPKLVCSKTLQTASWKNSTITKDAVREVTKLKQEGNGNLFVFGSGILSSSLMKANLFDEYRICIAPIFLGKGTKLFKEGIPNQTLKCIETKPLSTGGVVLRYLPHINS, via the coding sequence ATGAGAAAATTAATTCTATGGAATGTCATCACATTGGATGGATTCTTCGAAGGGGAAAAAAATTGGGACTTAAGTTTCCATGGACTTATTTGGGGAAAAGAACTAGAAGAGTTTAGTCTCACACAACTTCGTTCAGCCGATATGCTTGTGTTTGGTGCCACAACATACATTGGGATGGCTGATTATTGGACTAAAGCTACAGACGAAGAAGGTGAAGTTGCCAAATTCATGAACGAACTGCCAAAACTAGTCTGTTCGAAGACTCTTCAAACTGCCAGTTGGAAAAATTCCACAATCACAAAAGATGCAGTTCGTGAAGTTACAAAATTGAAACAAGAAGGGAATGGGAACTTATTTGTCTTTGGAAGTGGGATTCTATCCTCTTCGCTTATGAAAGCAAATTTGTTTGATGAATATCGAATTTGTATAGCACCAATATTTTTAGGAAAAGGAACAAAACTTTTTAAAGAGGGAATTCCAAACCAAACTTTAAAATGTATCGAAACTAAACCACTAAGCACAGGTGGAGTGGTCCTTCGGTATCTTCCTCATATCAATTCATAA
- a CDS encoding DUF1554 domain-containing protein: MRFLFLVLFFLSFQCSKPTLNNPSDFASDAFQENETILCLTGQSSFCQGAIPVCTTCRFFSTSLTYNGDRGGIAGADAKCMSDAKKPPLPAGAVYKAFLVDDVNRVACTTANCATGGNAEHLNWILKPNTNYVRAVDNATITTTNSFGIFSSQTNDAEISTITGIFSGFQASGWTTRMTGGHCNRWMDGTNTPQLSASSSNQLYIASGGILCDTSSVILCVEQ; encoded by the coding sequence ATGCGTTTCCTATTTTTAGTTCTCTTCTTTTTATCATTCCAATGTTCCAAGCCAACACTGAATAACCCAAGTGATTTTGCATCTGATGCGTTTCAGGAAAACGAAACCATCCTTTGCCTCACAGGGCAAAGTTCTTTCTGCCAAGGCGCAATTCCTGTTTGTACCACATGTCGTTTTTTTTCTACGAGTCTCACCTATAATGGTGATCGAGGAGGGATTGCGGGAGCTGATGCTAAGTGTATGAGCGATGCTAAAAAACCTCCACTGCCAGCAGGTGCGGTATACAAAGCATTCCTTGTGGATGATGTGAATCGGGTTGCTTGTACGACAGCTAATTGTGCGACGGGAGGAAATGCGGAACATTTAAATTGGATATTAAAACCTAATACAAATTATGTGCGTGCAGTAGACAATGCCACCATTACGACTACAAATAGTTTTGGAATTTTTTCAAGCCAAACCAATGACGCAGAGATTTCCACTATCACAGGTATTTTTTCTGGTTTTCAAGCAAGTGGTTGGACCACTCGCATGACTGGTGGACATTGTAACCGGTGGATGGATGGGACAAATACACCACAACTCTCTGCTTCTAGTAGCAACCAACTTTATATCGCATCAGGTGGAATCCTTTGTGACACATCTTCTGTGATCCTTTGTGTGGAGCAGTAG
- a CDS encoding AraC family transcriptional regulator N-terminal domain-containing protein, protein MQKIVNEIAELCSSATTEPTKTGLPRVLMIQGEVPDHQLAAIYEPLVGLVVQGGKTISIGTQVIHLEGPSYFVIPTEMPATGYVRQAINGRPYLSVAIQLDQKVLLDLLKDTSNTVAVKNHTDEFSACSATQEFLEVWLRMLRLMKTPEHIAALAPVYEREILYHVLIGPEGWRLRQLFQSHQKGSSIHQSIQWVRQHFTHSFEIEDLANKACMGITTFHRQFKSITGLSPIQFQKQLRLLEARKLLTYSGYSVTDAALDVGYESTSQFNREYTRFFGASPARDTKRLKEMEVA, encoded by the coding sequence GTGCAAAAGATAGTGAATGAGATAGCTGAACTCTGTAGTAGTGCGACCACGGAACCCACAAAAACGGGACTCCCTCGCGTGTTAATGATTCAGGGTGAAGTTCCAGACCACCAACTTGCTGCCATTTATGAACCGTTAGTTGGTCTTGTTGTTCAAGGCGGCAAAACCATTTCGATTGGAACTCAAGTGATTCATTTGGAAGGTCCTTCTTATTTTGTGATTCCGACAGAAATGCCGGCAACGGGTTATGTAAGACAAGCAATCAATGGTCGACCTTATTTATCTGTAGCGATCCAATTGGATCAGAAAGTGTTACTTGATTTATTAAAGGATACATCAAACACAGTTGCTGTTAAAAATCATACGGATGAATTTTCTGCCTGCTCTGCCACTCAGGAATTTTTAGAAGTTTGGTTACGAATGTTGCGACTCATGAAAACACCAGAACACATTGCAGCCTTGGCACCAGTGTATGAAAGAGAAATATTATATCATGTGTTGATTGGACCAGAAGGATGGCGGCTTCGACAGTTGTTTCAATCTCATCAGAAAGGATCTAGCATTCACCAATCCATCCAATGGGTAAGGCAACACTTTACTCATTCATTTGAAATTGAAGATCTTGCGAACAAAGCATGTATGGGAATCACAACCTTTCATAGACAATTTAAGTCCATCACAGGTTTGAGTCCGATTCAATTTCAAAAACAACTAAGACTTCTCGAAGCACGCAAACTTTTAACTTACAGTGGATATTCTGTCACCGATGCAGCGTTAGACGTCGGTTACGAAAGTACATCTCAATTCAACAGAGAGTACACTCGGTTTTTTGGTGCTTCTCCTGCAAGGGACACAAAGAGATTAAAAGAAATGGAAGTGGCGTAA
- a CDS encoding DUF1579 domain-containing protein yields MTTNKFDTSLVEGHHKQLQQLLGFYKGKTKTWFEKDKLADESDSEMTITSLFGGRFISLDYESSLGGKAFSGKMIIGFDIPYQRFTSSWIDSFHMGTQIMLSSGPSNGNGFSMTGSYGNPEYGEDLWGWRTEILYLSRSEFSLTTYNISTAGEESKATETFYKKK; encoded by the coding sequence ATGACAACTAACAAATTCGATACATCACTTGTAGAAGGCCATCACAAACAATTACAACAACTACTTGGTTTTTACAAAGGTAAAACAAAAACTTGGTTTGAAAAAGACAAATTGGCAGATGAGTCCGATTCTGAAATGACAATCACATCTTTGTTTGGTGGTCGATTCATCTCTCTCGATTACGAAAGTAGTCTAGGTGGTAAGGCATTTTCAGGAAAGATGATTATCGGTTTTGATATCCCATACCAAAGATTTACGAGCTCATGGATTGATAGTTTTCATATGGGAACACAAATTATGTTGTCTTCGGGACCTTCCAATGGTAATGGATTTTCTATGACTGGTTCGTATGGAAACCCAGAATATGGTGAAGACCTTTGGGGTTGGAGAACAGAAATCCTGTACCTCTCTAGATCAGAATTTTCTCTTACAACTTATAATATCTCAACTGCAGGAGAAGAATCAAAAGCAACGGAGACCTTTTACAAAAAAAAATAG
- the yiaA gene encoding inner membrane protein YiaA, translated as MTNSEKKHTPFEMITQPQKPSAAFIGASWLSLTIGMFTFIVGIWNSEMMLNEKGFYITILMYGLFSAVSLQKTVRDQLEGLFVTGIYIGLCWFSVVLTLLLLMIGLWNATLNLSEKGFFGISFILSLFAAVAVQKNVRDFRMAEADIKPELSPKKTD; from the coding sequence TTGACCAATTCCGAAAAAAAACATACACCGTTTGAAATGATCACTCAACCTCAAAAACCCTCTGCAGCATTTATCGGTGCTTCTTGGTTATCTTTAACCATTGGTATGTTCACATTTATCGTTGGAATCTGGAATTCCGAAATGATGTTAAACGAAAAAGGATTTTATATCACAATTCTAATGTATGGATTGTTTTCGGCTGTTTCTTTGCAAAAAACGGTAAGAGACCAATTAGAAGGTCTTTTTGTGACCGGTATTTATATTGGACTTTGTTGGTTCTCGGTCGTCTTAACCTTGTTATTGTTAATGATTGGTTTATGGAACGCTACTTTAAACTTAAGTGAAAAAGGATTTTTTGGGATCTCTTTTATTCTAAGTTTGTTTGCTGCAGTCGCAGTCCAAAAAAATGTTCGCGATTTTCGAATGGCAGAAGCGGATATCAAACCAGAGTTATCTCCCAAAAAAACCGACTAA